In Nitrospirota bacterium, the genomic window GTCAGAATATCCCTGACAAGGTGTTCCCCCTCTCTTTGCCTCATCCCGGCAAGCCTGTCAAGGGCTGACTCGAATACACGGATGAGGTCTTCAGGGTTGTATTCAGGCTCTTCCCTGAAGAGGATATCCCTGAACCAGAAGAGGTGGTCAAGGGACGGCCCTTCTTTCAGGCCCAGGTCTTCCTGTAATTCCCGCAGGGACTTAAACAGATTTCCGGCAAGCCCCCGGTTGATGTTGAGCTTTACATCCGCCTTGTCTGTAAGGGCTATGGTGACATCAAACCTCCCCCTTGCAAACCGCTCTTTTATCATATTTCTGAGGGCTATCTCGTAAGGATTAATAAAAACAGGGATTCTGAACCGGGGATCCAGGTACCTGTGGTTCACTGAACGGACCTCCACCCTCACCCCCTTCTCTTCAGCCTGTCCAAACCCTGTCATGCTCTGAATATTCATATCTTATTCACCCATGTCCCTGTCACGATCAGCTATCCAAAAAACTGCATAACATCATCTCTATTGACCTCTCCCTGCTCTCCATCGGAAAGTCTCTTATAGCGTACAGTCCCTCTTGATAATTCATCATCTCCAAGTATAAACACATATGCCGCCTTAAGCCTGTCAGCCTTTCTGAACCGGCTCTTCAGGGATGCCCCCGAGTAATCCAGCTCCACCCAGATTCCCTTTGTCCTCATCTCGGAGGCAAGTTTATACGCGGCCTTCTCAGCCTCGTCCCCGATAGCAGCAAAATAGACTGCAGGGACTGGCTCCACAATGCCGTGACGGTCCTTGATAAGAGTGGTAAGACGTTCCACTCCTATGGCAAAGCCGATTCCCGGAACGGCCGGGCCGCCAAACTCCTCGATCAGCTTGTCGTATCTGCCACCTGCTGCCACGGCACTCTGGGCGCCCAGGGATTCGGAGGTGACTTCAAAAGTTGTTCTTGTATAGTAATCGAGTCCCCGAACCATTGCAGGATTAACGCTGAAGGGGATTTTAAGCAACTCAAGGTATCCCAGAAGGGCATCAAAATGCTCCCTGCACCCTGAACAGAGATAATCCGTTATTCCGGGGGCCTTCTTCTTTATCTCCTCACATCCCTTCACCTTGCAGTCA contains:
- a CDS encoding YicC/YloC family endoribonuclease; the protein is MNIQSMTGFGQAEEKGVRVEVRSVNHRYLDPRFRIPVFINPYEIALRNMIKERFARGRFDVTIALTDKADVKLNINRGLAGNLFKSLRELQEDLGLKEGPSLDHLFWFRDILFREEPEYNPEDLIRVFESALDRLAGMRQREGEHLVRDILTMVEVLEKHLEAVRAEVEGVLEKTYERIKVRIAELAKETAIDDTRLLQEAAFLAEKADISEEITRIQSHISQIRKIISEGGTIGRKLDFLLQELLREINTIGSKSSEYRVSDLVIQMKTEIEKMKEQVQNLQ
- the hisS gene encoding histidine--tRNA ligase — translated: MKYRAIKGVQDILPPDVYLWQEVESIAAQVFAPFGYREIRTPVMEFTEVFTRSIGETTDIVEKEMYTFNDRAGRSITLRPEGTAPVVRAYVENHLYSLPSPQKYYYIGPMFRYERPQKGRFRQFHQIGVEAFGEEDPRMDAEVLDMLRCFLERVGVDNLRFEVNSIGCDECRPIYRRALVDFLTGQIDSLCSDCKRRYEVNPLRVLDCKVKGCEEIKKKAPGITDYLCSGCREHFDALLGYLELLKIPFSVNPAMVRGLDYYTRTTFEVTSESLGAQSAVAAGGRYDKLIEEFGGPAVPGIGFAIGVERLTTLIKDRHGIVEPVPAVYFAAIGDEAEKAAYKLASEMRTKGIWVELDYSGASLKSRFRKADRLKAAYVFILGDDELSRGTVRYKRLSDGEQGEVNRDDVMQFFG